Proteins from a genomic interval of Deltaproteobacteria bacterium:
- a CDS encoding phosphopentomutase, whose amino-acid sequence MVTVDGLGIGALPDASCYGDEGSHTFDNTARAVGGIGAANLEALGLGNIEGVDALGRVGRPLGCYGRMAEASRGKDTSTGHWEIAGVVTDRPPPTFPHGFPGEMMERFERITGLGWLGNRPASGTEIIEELGREHLATGRPIVYTSADSVFQVAAHVDVMAPERLYELCRSVRPLADDYGVARVIARPFTGRPGSFTRLPIRKDFSMAPPRPTLLDAVKEAGLDVMAVGKIGDIFAHRGTSAEYPTKSDAEGIERTVEVMAAVERGLVFTNLVDLDTLYGHRNDPRGYAAALEAVDAGLAEITSRLRGDDMLVVTADHGCDPTTPSTDHSREYVPLLVHGPALRRGVDLGTRESFADVAATAAAALGVAPPDRGVSFLDEIVPPREIRTSVDTD is encoded by the coding sequence GAACCTCGAGGCCCTGGGGCTCGGCAACATAGAGGGGGTGGATGCGCTCGGGAGGGTCGGGCGGCCCCTGGGCTGCTACGGCCGCATGGCCGAGGCCTCCAGGGGAAAGGACACCTCCACGGGCCACTGGGAGATAGCCGGCGTCGTCACGGACCGGCCGCCGCCGACCTTCCCCCATGGGTTTCCCGGGGAGATGATGGAGCGTTTCGAGCGCATCACCGGCCTGGGCTGGCTCGGCAACAGGCCGGCCTCGGGCACGGAGATAATAGAGGAGCTCGGCCGCGAGCACCTGGCCACAGGCAGGCCCATCGTCTACACGTCGGCCGACAGCGTCTTCCAGGTGGCCGCTCACGTCGATGTGATGGCGCCGGAGCGCCTCTACGAGCTGTGCCGGAGCGTGCGCCCCCTCGCCGACGATTACGGCGTCGCCCGCGTCATAGCCCGTCCCTTCACCGGTCGTCCGGGCTCCTTTACGCGGCTGCCCATTCGCAAGGACTTTTCCATGGCCCCGCCGCGGCCCACCCTCCTCGACGCCGTGAAGGAGGCGGGGCTTGACGTCATGGCCGTCGGCAAGATAGGCGACATCTTCGCCCACAGGGGCACGAGCGCCGAGTATCCGACGAAGTCGGACGCCGAGGGGATAGAGCGGACCGTGGAGGTCATGGCGGCGGTGGAGAGGGGGCTTGTCTTCACCAACCTCGTGGACCTCGACACGCTCTACGGCCACCGCAACGACCCCAGGGGTTACGCAGCGGCGCTGGAGGCCGTGGACGCGGGGCTTGCGGAGATAACGTCGAGACTGCGCGGCGACGACATGCTCGTCGTCACGGCCGACCACGGCTGCGACCCGACCACGCCCTCGACGGACCACTCGCGCGAGTACGTGCCCCTGCTCGTCCACGGTCCCGCCTTGCGGCGCGGCGTGGACCTCGGCACGCGGGAGAGCTTCGCCGACGTGGCCGCAACGGCCGCGGCGGCCCTCGGCGTTGCGCCGCCGGACCGGGGAGTCTCCTTCCTCGACGAGATAGTGCCGCCGCGGGAAATCAGGACTTCCGTGGATACTGATTAA